Part of the Scomber japonicus isolate fScoJap1 chromosome 6, fScoJap1.pri, whole genome shotgun sequence genome, gTTCTGAATTGAATTGTAGTATCTGGGGAAAAATGACTTAGTAAAGTCTGTGAGCATATTCTGGTTTGTGAGCTTTTGTGTAAAACAAGGAGTTTGTGACATTACCTGCTGGACTTTATCAGACTGATAGATAATGTAAAAATCCAGACTTGTTTCCGTCGTGTGCTGAGTACAAGACTGTGATGATGTGAAGGAGTGTTGATTTGTGTTTGATTTCACTATTAATTGCTCAACCATTATTCTGAGCTAGTTTACGTACACaccaaggtgtgtgtgtgtgtgtgtgtgtgtgtgtgtgtgtgtgtgtgtgtgtgtgtgtgtgtgtgtgtgtgtgtgtgtgtgtgtgtgtgtgtgtgtgtgtgtgtgtgtgcacatgagtgtgtacactaccggtcaaaagtttttGAACACCcctatttttccagttttttattgaaaaaatgttttcaagctttCCATCTTGATgttttttcctaaggtagttgtgtcatagcttggacttatggtcattatcttgctgtacgatgaacccctgaccaactacgtgcataccagaggCTACTGCATGGCATTGCTGCAGAATGCTATGGTGGCCGACCatggatccagaaaaacagccccaggccatcatgcttcctcctccatatttaaCAGTTAATGTAACACACTGAGGAAACATCCTTTCGCCTACTCAACGGTGTACAAAACTCGTGTACTCGGTGTACAAAATGCATGAtagaatatttaaaattttgattcatcagtccataaaagctccttccagtcttcttgTACATGTTCATGACTTTCCCTCTACAAGTCTAATTAAGAAGGTGTCCTTTACCTTAAACCACAGGCACCAAAAGCCATTAGCACATCTCTTACAGATAAGTCTTTACTTGTACCGGTGTTACTGTAGAAAGGAGGGAGATTCAGTTTCCTGTTACCAAGGCAGTTCAAAAAGCAAAAGAGCATTAGACAGATGCTAGATTTTCTAGGCTGATACTAATATAGATATTCAagcatttaacattttctgataataatatatgatgtctttgtttgtttttttacataaatgaaaaatgaaatgacaattATGATAATGATACCTTCAGTGTAGTCATCAAAGAACTACAACatcatttgtcatttcttttataGAAGTGATCAGCATTACAGCTGCCTGTGTGCTACTGAATGCCCTCTGGGTTTGAAGCATTTtttaagtgatttttaaaaatcctatCACTCCTTTCATCGCTTCATACTGTATCACCAGAGACTGAGCTTTAGCTCCATTTTGTTCTGAGGAAACAGCatacttttcatgttttttccaaTAATGGACTGTAGCTGACTGTGCACCAATCTAATGCGGtaattttaaaactgtaattatgtAGAAGTGCCAGGAATAATGGTTATTTTCTATAGATGGTTAACCTCTTTAGGTTGCCTGCCCTtcagaaaaatgacaaacaaaacaaaaacaagcatgaATATAGTCATATAGTCACAGCTAAACAAACATAAGACAAACATGGAACAACTGATAACGCCATTAGCAAAAAATGCTCCTCCGTCTAAGCACTGCTCATGCCCGCAGTCACCTATCTTTAATTTCACACTATCCACActacacatcaaataaaagctgaaatttCACTGATTCCAGCAGTGTAACCCATGACTGTCTGAGTAAAACTCGCGgaataaaaatccaaacaaattTACCATTGTAAATGTACAATTACAAATTATGTCTTACCTTCGctggttaaaagttgtgtctggttGTATAATATTCCTAGTAACAGCTACTCCAGTGTCTCTGAATCATTTTTAATGGATTCAAGCCGTTTTCCATAAATGTTTCTGGCATGGAGGATGAATAGTCTCCACCTAGTGGTTGAATTATGCAATTGTGACAGATTTATCCAACTGCACTACTTTCTAGAGGGCATGAACTTTCATTAGAGGTGTGAACTGTCCGTATTGACCAATGGGTTCTCAAGATATTGATGCGCTTCATGAAAATATTGTTTGGATTACCTGATACACAGCACATCAGGTGGAaattcaatatttaatttatgatGTGTTCAATCTCAATTTATTCTGACCCAGTAACATATATGTTGATGCTTTTACCTCTACAGATATCTCACAAGTGTTATCTTTATTATTACacaaatattattcatatagaccTTGTAGTTACAGAGTTATACTATATTCATGTTGGGTATGTCATTTTCGAGTCAAAGGCCTAGGGAGGGTTAATGACCTGGTACTTCAGTCAAAGGGGCATAGAGGTCGACCTTTATGTAGACCCTCTTAACAGTCCAATTTCCCACCAAAAGTCAGATTATTTGTTTTCCTAACCTAGTTGTTTTAAAAAACCACAATtgttccctaaccctaaccttaatataactaaactataaactatatgcTTCTactatgcccccccccccccccccccccccgctacATGCACTCAGATTAACCACTGAGAGATGTTATTGTCATGatcctcactggcttcccacaAATGATCACTGATTATGTTCAATAGAGTGCCTGGCCAAGCTTGAAGGGTCTGAACCtgagctgttttctctctgcagcagccTTGTATTGAAATACAGGAAACAGAATAGCATTTAGTTTCTGTTTGCAAACTGGTTAAGTAGGATTAAGTATTTTTTCCCTGTTTCTATTAATTAGGGGTTTTACTCACTCTGTGTCAGGTAACCCTGAGACAAAACAACTCAGGTTAGGCACTAACTTaaccatgcatccatccatgtttgtgtgtgagttgtTGACTAAGGCAGGGGTATATTGTATTCCTGAGCATCCATTGGGACAGATGTTCTTAGCTAGAATGAATCAGCAATGAACATGCAAAGAGAGATTGCTGTAAGGAAGGTCATTGGTTTGTTTTCAGGTGGGGAGAACACTATTAGGGCTTCCCCCTAAACTGTTGATGGTTCAGGTTAGAAAGCCACTGACTCAAACCTCATGTTGTCATCCAAAGAATAGTTTTTTGGTCCACAGAGCAACACAGaataacatttatttgtataataACTAATTTAGTTTTTGCTTTGTACACCAATATCTTCTGAAGTACTCATACTTTGAGGTCTCCATTGCATTTCCCGGCAATTCCATTTGAAATGAGTTTTTCTTTGAtgcttttttcattccttttcatcaaataaattgaCTTTATGATGGATCAAAACTAGCAGATATTGTGAAATTGTTAGTAAAACACTCCTGaatgttttgggtttttctctctctcgtgcTCCATCACGGTTCAAGCCAACCAGGCCCTCTCAGGCAGTCTACAGTCTATCGCAGAAGTGCACAGCTAGCCAGCCATAGGAACCTGAGCCACCTCTCACTGAGCCTCCAGTTTTATGCAATCATGAACAAGTGTTGTCCAGTCCTTTCCAGAATGTGAAATACTGTTATGTGTTGTGAAATGTGGTTGTGTTTCCTGATATGTTGTGTTTTGgaaatgttgatgttttgtgaaacatttgtttgttgtgttttgaccCTCAGGGACAGTGTAGTTGCTAAACGTGAACATAAATGTGTTGTGTGGTGAAGATCAGGGCAGCTATAAGGAATCAGGCACTGAAGATGTTTGATTGATTTcctatatatatctataataCTTAAATGtataatgaatgtgtttaaaaCAGATGGATCTTGTAGGGAATTGAAACCAGCAGTTGATTGATtggagccccccccccttcagaGGGGCCCGTAGCATCTGACATGTTTACTGttgtcttcacacacactgtgagttATAATGGGCGGATAACGAACTATTTTCAGCCTTCTGCTATACATTCTGTCTCACTATCTCACTATGTGTGTGCTGCTTTGTCTGCTAACAAAGTTAGGATGAAACCAACAGCCTCTCACcacagagaatgagagagagagagagagagagagagagtgtgtgtgtgtgtgtgtgtgtgtgagaggccCCTTGAGAAATAATTCATATGCAGCATCataatctcacacacactactatactcatacaaacacactactatactctcacacactactatacactcacacacactactatactctcacacactactatactcatacaaacacactactatactctcacacactactatactctcacacacactactatactctcacacactactatactctcacacacactactatacactcacacacactactatactcatacaaacacactactatactctcacacacactactatactcatacaaacacactactatactctcacacactactatactcatacaaacacactactatactctcacacactactatactcatacaaacacactactatactctcacacactactatactcatacaaacacactactatactctcacacacactactatactctcacacacactactatactcacACAAAAACCCTACTATACTCACAGACAATACTATACCCCTCTGTCATAGACTATAGTATAattgtgtatgtgagagagtatagtggtgtttgtgtatgagtataGTAGTGTATATGTCATAGGTCGGCAATAGGCGGCCCGCAGGCCAGATGTGGCAAAAACATCTGGCCCGCGAGATTGTTTAGACTAGactagaaaatgaaaaaaaaatatatataaaaatttaaaaatcggACTACCAGTCTCAAAAGTGCTCTTTATTTAGAAACTTCATTttccaaaacagaaaaatcaccTCAATCGAAAAATAAtgcttatttgttttatctGGATACTAGAGTGAATAAGCACGTCAGCGAGGTGCAGCGTGAACACTCAACATGCAAAAACAGTAAATCAGTGGACAGCGACTGGTGCTGAAATTCCGAATTAGTCCCTAAAACAGTTGTCATTCAAACAAAGGACATAGGCTTCACATTAGCCTTGTGAAAATTAAAACACGACTTCTTTTAAACAGGCCAGACATCAAACATAGGCCTTTACAACTGTGAAAAGTAAAACACGAGTTTTAAACATAGTGTACTGAAGTTATTTAGGCATTTATATGACTGTGGTGGCACCAAAAATGTGAACTGATAACAATGCAATTGCAAATCGGAGCAAATCAGAACAAAAAAGAACGAAGCAAAAAAGCTGAATCCACTCGACCATGGGCTGGAAGTGCTCAAAGCTCCTGAAACGACAGAGCAGACGTGCTACATTTACTGTAGGCCTGAATTAGGCTGAGACGTTCATTCAAAATACAGTTCAGATTTTAGACACAACAACTGGTTTAGACTACTCACCTAGTGTGAAAAGTGGCATCTCCCGCTGGTCACTATCTGCTGGATATCTGGTGAAATAGACGTCACTTTAATCCTCAGGCAGTTCTCGAGATTTTTGTGAGTCAGTCTATTCCTCTCGTGCGTTTTTATTGCATTCATAGCTGAGAAGGAAGACTCGCAGACGTATGTGGAAGGGAACAttgtctgaatgtaaagtgCCATTGTCTTGAGGTTGCTGTATTCCTTGGAGCATAGTAGGCCGACCCAAAAGGCGCTCACAGACTCCGCACTTCGGAGCGCATCTCGCACAACTGAGGTGGTTTGGAAGTCAATAATTTCCATTTCCAGCGCAGCCTGATCTAAAGAGGGGATCATTTCTTTCGCCAGGGAGGAGAAGTTGTCGGCTGGTTTTACTGAAGGGTCACGTACAAAGTGAATGATGTCTTTTGGGATGGAGTAGTCATCAAACTGAGAAGTGAAGTTGGCCCGTAGCCTCTTGATGAAGTCAACCATCAGCTCCGTCACTTGTCCCGCTGTCTTCAGTGTGCTGAAATGCAGGAGCCTGCCGGTAGATATGTCTGCCTCAAGCATCTCAAGCTTCCTCGTGAATGACTCCAGTTTTTCAACCATATCCACGATGGTTTTGTCTCTCCCCTGTAGCTGAAAGTTAAGCTGGTTTAGGTGGCCAAATATGTCAGATAAAAACGCTACATTGGACATGAACTTTTCATCTTCCAGCAGGATAAGGTGGTCAGCTGCTGCCTTGTTCTTGCTCATTCTAAGGAACGCTTTGATCTCATTAAGTAGCGCACAGAAGCGATCCAGTGCTTTCCCCTTGCTCAACCAGCGCACATCATTGTGAAGCAGCAAGTCATCGTGGGCAGCATCTTCCAACTCAGCCACAAGTTGTCGGAAAAGCCTATGCTGGGTGCTTGATGTACCTCTGACAAAATGAATGACTTTCATCACTTTGTCCATGACATCCTTTAGCTCGCCACTCAGTCTGGCACAAAGGACACTTTGGTGGATGAGGCAGTGCAGCCCATGCATTTGGGGGGCGAGTTCTTTCAGCCTGCTTACCAGACCTCTGTGTTTTCCCATCATAGCAGGAGCCCCGTCTGTCACGATTAGGTTAACCCTCTGAAATGTTAATGAATATAACTGAAACAACTCTTCCAGTTTCGCAAATATAGCATCTCCAGTGGTGTGCCCTTCTAGTGGACTTAGAGACAGCAGCTCTTCCTTGAAATTTTTCCCATCAAAATATCTCACATAAACGCACAACTGGGCTACATCTGTGTTGTCAGTGCTCTCGTCAATGGCTAAGGAAAAGTAGTTTGCGTGACTGACACCGGTGATGATTTCACCCTGCACCCTGTCGGACAGCGCTTCTACGCGGCGGGCAGCAGACCTCGCAGAGAGGGACATCTGTTTCACTGACCCGATCACACCATCCATCGACTTGTCGGTAGCAAACTCCTCCAaaaccaccaccatcatctccTTGAAGACCTCTGCATCAGTGAATGGTTTGTTGTGCTTTGCTAGCAACCAGGACGCTTTTAGAGATGCACTTGTTACCTTCTGTTGGGATGTGAGGCCTCGCAGCAGGATCCTGTTGCTGTGTGCAAATCCACCTTTCAGGGCTTCGATTTTTTGCTTTCGCGCCTCTGTCTTCTGAGGGAATGCAACCTTGAAGTTAGCATGCTTCGTTTCGTGGTGTCGTTTAATATTATACTCTTTACATACAGAGACACCCTCGTTACAGATCAGGCATGTGGGCTTTGCATTAACGAAACTGGGTAGGATGAAGGCATAGTTCTCTGTCCATTCATGATTAAAGATCCTGTTTTCGTTGTCAACCTTTCTCTTGAGATTTTTTGATAGTGACATTTTTGACAGCTAACCGCAACtagtgaaagtgtttttttaaattaaaacggCATATAATTAATAGCGCCCCCAGTGGTCAGTTTTGGTAGTGGCCCGCCATCTAATGGCTTGGAAAATATCTGGCCCGTGGCCAAACTTAATTGCCAACCCCTGGTATATGTGATACTATGATGCTGTGTGAGAGACCAAGTATGAATTATTTCTCAAGGGGCCTCTCATATCTGTGTGTGGCAAACATTGCAGACACAGGCTTGTAGTGTTTCCTTATATAGAAACAGCATGGCAATTATGCACTTAAGAATAAGAGCAGGGTAGCACAGAATTTAAATGATTTCAGTGTCCCAAAtgtctgcagtttttttttccgaaagaatgtacagttttaagaaaaaatatttcCACTTTAACTCTGCTGAGCCACCAGTGTGTCCAACATAATGAGCTAATGTGTCAGGCTAGGCTTTAGGGAATGCACAAGACATCTAGATATGTTTCCGTTTGAGGGAATGGTGCAGCTCACTGGGTGGGAATAGTTTAAGCCTCATATACCTTCACTGGACTTCTGGAACAAGCACATACAGAATATATGTCTGATGTTGTTATTGTAAAAATGCCACTGTGACTTCCGGTGATGCAAACAGACGAGTAAACACGTTTGGCTGGAGCTCCGGCACACCCATTTATTTTTCgacattaatcatttatttttaacaaaccAACTACGATAATACGGAGTATCTACTCCGTGTAATGTCTCTGGAGCACTTTTGGGGCAATTCAACCGGCAAAATGCCTCCGAAACAGACCAAGAAGACCGCTGCGGAGAAGCCGCTGCCCGGCCAATATGGCGACAACGCAGACAACACACCTGAATTGGAAACGGCGATTGCAAAAGTCATGGAGGTAATGACCGCTAATATCACCAGCATGATTGATGATAAACTGGACCGTATGCTGCACAGTATTAACAATAACATATCGCAGCGTCTTAACGCGATTGGTGACCGGTTCAACAAAGCCAAAGGGAGGATATTAGCGGTGGAAAATACTGCGACCAAGACAGAGAAGCAAGTCGCTATCTTAAACGAAGTCAGTTAAGGAGCTAACGGAGCGTCTTCAGGACCAGGAAAACCGCGGCCGCCGGAAGAACCTGAGGATCCTGGGATTATCTGAGAAAGTGGAGGGCAGCAACGCGGTTAAGTTTATGGAGCAGTGGATCCCCCGTGTTCTGGACATCGAGACCAAAGCAGATCGGATAAAGCTGCAGCGGGCTCACCGTATACCCGGCCCTGCTGCATCGAGGCTGCCCCGTGCGATGATCGTCAGATTCCACAACTTTTCCGATCGCCAGAGAGTTATGGAGGCTGCTCGACGTAAGAAGGAGGTTCTGTTCGAGGGagttaaaatatatttcttccAAGACTTTGCTGCAGAGACGCTGAAGCGGAGACGGGAATTCGTGGCTGTTAAAAGGGAGCTGCAGAACATCCCCGGGGCGCGCTATGCCATGCTGTATCCAGCTTCACTCAGGGTCACGGTGAACGACTCCACGAAAACATTCCACACTCCGGGTGAAGTATCTGCATATATTGACTCTCTGAAACTGTCTTAGAAGCATTTATTGGGGTGAGTGTTATCATCGCCAGATTCAACTCTTCTGAGTGGGGCAGTTTGCTTTTTCTAGGAGAGATGGGACACTTATGTTACATTGCCTGATGTCCTATCTCATTAGGCAGTATTATTTAAGGTTGTTACGTAACTATAACAATTCTTACTCATTCCATTCGTTACAGTTTTTCTAACCCTGCATAAAAAAATTGCATATAAGGGTCTGTATTTGTTATGGTTATGGATATAATCGTATTTATGTTCTTATCTCTATGTGGCTAAGGGTGCGCCACCTCTGAGCTGATATGTTTGCATCTTTTGAAGGATTCAGGGTCCATCAACCCCAGATACCCTctgtgggttttatttttttcctaactttcttttggtttttttctCCCAGGACCTAGTAAAGGTAGGTAAGGTTATATTCACTGTGTCTGGACTTGTAGACACATAGATGAATACTGGCAAGATGTAGAAAATCGACTACATTTAATCATTGACATTAAACCTAAAAAAGACCCATTGTGTCTACTGTTTGGACTGCCAGACACACAACTGAAAAGTGCACATTCCAAAAGACTCTTCTCTATTCTTACCTTTTGTGCAAGGAAGAATATATTGCTTAAGTGGATAGACTGTAAATCCCCCACTATAGCTGGATGGCATAAGGTTATTCTTGACATGTTACCCATGGAATACTACATACAGGTCCAGAGGTATGACTCAGGTTTTCTACAGGATCTGGTCCCCTTTTTTGACTTATATCATTCCATCGAGATCAGTGACAACAGTGTTCACAAGGACTATCTACCAGAGAGAAGCCATCACCAAGCTGAAGCTGCCATGTCACAACCTGCAGCACATTGTACTTAggcttgttttttctctcaaatgtttctgaacacatttctcttttttctgtttttatgtaagtgtatgcgtgtgtgttgtAAATACACGTAGAAAGACATGAGAAGAAGCAATTCATACATACGTCCAATAACAGACCATACCAACATTTTGTGCATGATTTAGCACTTTTCctacaaacaacattttttgtaAATCAAGTTCTATTTATTCACTCTATTATTCCTGTGTAATGTGTTATTCTGCATACTTTCAAAATACTGTCTTTTCCACAATAAGTACACTTAACTATTTAATAACAATGATGTTTTAAGAGTTTCCAAGACT contains:
- the LOC128360751 gene encoding SCAN domain-containing protein 3-like, whose protein sequence is MSLSKNLKRKVDNENRIFNHEWTENYAFILPSFVNAKPTCLICNEGVSVCKEYNIKRHHETKHANFKVAFPQKTEARKQKIEALKGGFAHSNRILLRGLTSQQKVTSASLKASWLLAKHNKPFTDAEVFKEMMVVVLEEFATDKSMDGVIGSVKQMSLSARSAARRVEALSDRVQGEIITGVSHANYFSLAIDESTDNTDVAQLCVYVRYFDGKNFKEELLSLSPLEGHTTGDAIFAKLEELFQLYSLTFQRVNLIVTDGAPAMMGKHRGLVSRLKELAPQMHGLHCLIHQSVLCARLSGELKDVMDKVMKVIHFVRGTSSTQHRLFRQLVAELEDAAHDDLLLHNDVRWLSKGKALDRFCALLNEIKAFLRMSKNKAAADHLILLEDEKFMSNVAFLSDIFGHLNQLNFQLQGRDKTIVDMVEKLESFTRKLEMLEADISTGRLLHFSTLKTAGQVTELMVDFIKRLRANFTSQFDDYSIPKDIIHFVRDPSVKPADNFSSLAKEMIPSLDQAALEMEIIDFQTTSVVRDALRSAESVSAFWVGLLCSKEYSNLKTMALYIQTMFPSTYVCESSFSAMNAIKTHERNRLTHKNLENCLRIKVTSISPDIQQIVTSGRCHFSH